A stretch of DNA from Augochlora pura isolate Apur16 chromosome 8, APUR_v2.2.1, whole genome shotgun sequence:
TCGAGTTTGAGAAGAACTCTGCATCGGAAAAACGCTAACGATCTTACCGCGTACGGATGAGTGTCCACGACTAAGGTGTTCTTTTCAAACTAGTCGATCTTATGGTATACCTGCGCGCGCAATAATCCGGTAAAAACAATTGCAGAAATCACTTAAATATACTTGTTCGAGAATTAGATCGTCTTTCGCAGAAAGCACGGGCGAAGTTCATTGAACTGTTTTTGCTGGATTCGTGAATAGACGTGAAAACTAGCGGAGATTACGATGTAAAAACAGCGACCACCAATCATACtgcgaaatttttctatgtgaTCTATAAAGAACGTGGAAATTGTACGCAAGTGCCTTGAAGGACTCTATACATGTATAGTATGTATTCCACATATTACATGTATCGTTCCAACGTTGTAGAAACGTTAATGTTCGGGAAAAGCGTTGATAATATTGATCTTCCTTGGTAGAGGACgtcaatttcaattgattaTATTTGAAAGTTGACCACTTGGCCTTAACAGAGAATGGTCGAGTTCAAGCCTTAGTGTAATTGTTATGTGTATCGCATGAACCAGGACATCGATCTGTTATTTATCAATGACGTTTTgatattaactatttaaaagTAACGAAAAAGGAACGAAAGATTCTATTAATCGGTATCCTATTCATGTAGCATTTATGATTGACCGCCATTGGCGTTGCGCGCTGCCGTTGTCGTAACTGTAAGTTCGTTTTTCggttttttagaagaaaaccATGTcaattagtatataatatccTTGCCAGAAACAGGCAAAGAACGATGCTCGAAATTTGCCTATGAACTTACATTTACGACCGGTACTGCGAAAAACATATCTTTTTCTACGAATCGAACGTAATTGCGTATTCGTGGCTCAAATCTGGCGTAGCACACGATTCGGGAGTCGAGCGCAGAGAATTTTCCTACGATCACGTGTTCGTTACTTTTCCACGGGAAAATTACCGACCACGAGAAATAGAAAGTTTGTTAACGCGAGAACGGGATTAGCTGATATAACGTGAAAGATATTAACatctcaataatattattatatgtatacacttTCCTCAGATAGAGACGTAAGCAATAACTCCTATTTTGTACGAGGCGTTTGTTAATCAAGAACTATTTTTCCATCTAGGAGATAATGTACTTGTCGATAGCATTACATTCTCTCATAAGTATAGCTGTTAATACTTATGTCATTAAAATAATGCccagtaaaaaaataataagcgTACATGGTAATTTTTCGacaataaagaataaagaagAGTTTGTTTAACGATTCCACgacttttcttaattaataaagataaaatatttttcaaaatgaatacAAATTCTCTTGATTTtttacattcatttttttttttaaatctttcgcGTTGTCTTCGAATGCTAGAGAACCTGATATCAAGAAACAAGAAGGACCCTACCTCTGCTTGAACTTTTCTCGCGTCGAGAACATGCTGACCATTAAACGCGCTTTTTCTTCCCTGGACTATGGACATCGAAATTTCTTATTGTTTCAGATAAAAGAGAACGACGGATTGCCACACGTTGTTTGCCTGCGTTGCATAGGCACGTTGGAGTTCTTGTGCGACTTCTACAATTGCTGCCAGCTCACCCAAAAAGAACTCTCGTTGTCCGAGAAATCCGTAAGCTATAGCAATTACTTAATGACTTAACAATAGCATCGATGGCGCAGGTGTTTTCAGGATGATTGAAAAAAGTAGTATTTTCTACTGCCCCTGCTAAACTAAATTTCCTTTgtcaattttatgtattataattgcctttccctttaaatattttcaaatgaacCACCCACGGACCGCGTGTAGCGCACTTTCGGTTTATCGATAGTGTTCAGATCTTTCTTTTGTGTTTAATAGAACAAATGCCTGTCGGAAAGGACATCGGATAACAACGAGTGCGAAAATGATACCGAATCCAATAAAGAGAATGCTTCGCCATTAAAAAATGAGACGAAACGGAGAACGAATGCTTGGTCGCCTGGCAAAAAGGTTCCTGCGAACAATGCTCAGTTTAACGTGCCAACGATTCTACAAGAAATTACTTTAGAGAATAGACAACCGTCGAAATTGGACGATTCGATAATTCCGGAGCGAAAGCTGAAAGATGGAGAAACTAACAACACCATCCGAAAACGCGGACGTCCGTCGTTGGGAAAGAATACCTCAAAGAAGAAAGCGATTGTTCGCGCCAGCGGATCAAAATCTTTGGATGGCTTTGTAATTACGTTAGAAAAAGGCGGAGTAAACGATAGATTGTCTTTACCGCAACCGAAGCCGCGCAAGAGAGGTAGGAAAAGTAAATTGCAGAAACTGGAAGAAGCtagtttattgttaaatatgaaaagagAATCGCAGAAAAATGTAGTTGAGGTTGAACGCGATGAAAATCAACGTAAAAGACAGTGTCTGCGTGCAATCTGCACGAACGGTAAATCAAATGAAACAGTAACCAACGATGATAAGGTAATCTTTTCGAAATCGCAAAATAGACTATTaacggaaaataaaatgacgatGATACCGTTGGgtaagatttataaaaaaagttatgaAAAAAGCGCTTTAATCGATGACATAGCGGAAAACATTTCGAAAGACGAATCTTCGAACAGTGGAAGGGAGGAATGCTTTCCGAAAAAAAGCAAACCAACATCTGTAATTGTCAAGCAAGAGAAAGTAGACACCGAGATGATTTGTCGTGAATCGATAGAGgaaacggaaaaagaaaagaaaaagatcaaGTCGAATCAGCTTGATGTGACTCTGAACGAAGTGCTTGTAGATGGACAAGAGAATTTATCGATGATCGATCAACATCAAGAAAGCGAGCAGGAGTCGTCCGCGCAGTCGAGCCCTCGATTGGTGGTTGATATAACAAATTCTGATGTTTCTGCCTGCAGTACTCCGGAGCATCCGAAATCAGAACGCCCATCGCCGCTAGAAGAAACTCGAGCGACTGTTATAAAATCGTCACGGAAAGATCCTGTACCGGCAGTTGTCAAACCAGATGTAGCGAACGAtagtataaaaaatgattctgAATATGATTTTCGCTCGCGCGACAGCCAAGATCTTAGTCGGGATAGTAGTTTTGACGGAAATAAGAGTAAAGACCGAACGTTTGCTAAAATCTCCGAATTGATCAGCGAAgaacaaaaagaagaaattgaaacTTATTATATCATCGATATGTCTAGCGTTAATTCGGCGGaagtagataaaaatttaactgtaatcgataaaaaaaatatccgcTGCAACATCTGTGGGAGCCTCTATCCTCGGATGGATAAATGTCAGGTAAATTGTTATCGCATTTGCTGAGACATAATAATCAAGCTTGTGTAAAGAAAAGTAACTCAGTAATGTTCCTCACAGGTGCACATTTGGGGCCATCTGCAGATGAAACCGTATCAATGCAAAGCATGTGACTTTGCTACGGTAACTGTTAGCAACGTTCGTTGTCACATCAGGAAAAGTCATTTAAAGATCAAGCCATTTGCGTGTACCCTTTGCGAAAAGAAATACGTGACTGCCGTCCTACTGGAAGAACATATGAATACTCATACAGGTGCCCGCCCATTCAAATGTAAGATTTGTGATTTTGCGAGCGCGAGTCGACAAATGCTAAGTTATCACAACAATACACATAAGCCATTTAAGGTACAAGAAACATATACAGTTATAATcgattatacatattattatattattctataccgcccattcttttatttgaatcGTATAGGACatcatttgtaaaatttgtgGCAAAGAATTCAACTCGAGGGGTAAGCTACGCGCGCATATGATCGTGCACAATAAAGACAAAGTCGTCATGTGCAAACTATGCTCTGCTTATTTGTCGAATGCAGAAGCATTGGAAACCCATCACAAGAACCTTCATATGCAAGATTATGTGTGCAATCTATGTGGAAAGCGGATGAAATCGAGAAAAGCTTTGCATAATCATCAGAACgtaagttatatttttgttaaacctTTGcgcttataaaatttattaaacatttacattATAGGTTCACTCCGCGGCAAAATACAAGTGTACTTTATGTTCAAACGTGTACAAAAGTAGCCAAATACTAAAGGAACATCTTTTGAAGCATGAAGGAATTAGGAAATACAAGTGCAATGTCTGTGGAAAGACATTTGGACAAAAGTCTCACTTAGCGGCACATATGGCGGTACACAGTGGGATCAGGTcagtttaaaattaacaaaacttGCAACATTAATAACATCGATATCACAAATACTGTTTCTGCTttgatgataaaaaaaaacagttacTTAACCATATGTTTGATTCTCGTTAGATTTTATTGTCCCGGATGCGACAAACCTTTCAACCGTCACGACAACATGAAGATACACACCAAACGCTGTAAATCGTTCCTCGAAAGTCCAGAACTAACAAaccttttaattaaaaaagaaaggagtTCTTCGACTAGCAAAGTAATTAATGAAGATACAGCTAGTAagaattcattgaatttcgaGGCTTTCAATGAAAAGCAAACCGATAACGAAAGGTCAATGACAAAGACTGTAGACGACAGAGAAGAAACTGCAATGAAATTAGGTCTGAATATCTCTTGCATCGAATCTCCGGATAAACAGTGTACTCGTGATAACATCTATCAGAAGGTGGGAGAGCTAATTGGATCTGCCGAACTAAATGTGATTCAAATCGTCGAAACGAGCGACAAATTCATTTCAAAGAACGATAATGTAACAGTGCTTGAAACTGTCTTGGGACCAGAAGTTTTCTAATTGGTTGTCAATGCATGTTTAGAAACTATGTAGACTCTAcatgcaaattttattacgaCGACGATGTTGGAAAGTACAAAGCCACTAATATAATGAATACGTAATAATAGGGAATCCCTTCAAGTACACAGAATTATCGCTCTGTTGATCGCACTATTTAAAAGTACTTAAATTTCAACGGATCCAAAACGTTGATGATAGTTTTACGTATTTTCTTATATCGAACAATCATTCCTATGCTTTCACAGATTAGGATactcattaatatttaagacttatattaatatttttctaacgaGAATACATCATATTTTCGTACTTGTTCGATTAGCTTGTAAGAAAATCGACTTGCACGGAAATCGAAACTATTTTAGCATATATTTACCATTTACTATATCACAACTGTGTTATTCGTGCATGTCGACTTTCGTTCGGAGAGCTATCAAGCTCATCCTTGTTGAAAACTTCGTATTTACGACCAAAGAAAGCGCCATTTTACTCTTTAGTTAGCACGATGAGTTCCGTCGAGATTGGACGAGATTCTCTTACGCTTATTTCAATTATAGGTAAAGAAATAAGACTGATATTTCTACGTAAATTCGCAACGAGAAGTTCCTACACAAAACAATTAAGCCTCAAGCGTTTCATAAAAGATTCAAATACGTTTGTTGCTTTTTCAGTCTGCACAAAGGAACGATCTCCGGCTTGAAAAAACGTGAAATAATGACTGTACCAacgaaatttccaaaattttttacaatgtttgaCTTTCTACGATTGAAAAGCAATGAAGAACAAATTCTTGCCATTGAAaccaaataaaatgtttaaatcgaaaagtaaaatattcttttctaaaCATTCATGCATTTCAAAATCCAATAATTGTtcctatattaatttttatctatctatagttctatattttaatatttttatgttttggTATTGGAGATTGAGTTTTCAGTTGATAAACAACtcggtaaaaaataaagaaaaagcgaCACCTATCTTTGGTGAAAGGTCCCATTGACCTAAAAAATTGTGGGTCACGCTAGATTTCAAATACGTCGTTCTGTAAAACAGTTATCCGTTCAACTCTGATACGTGAACGTCTTCTCTTCTCATTTTGACATCTTTTCTTGAAAAACcatttccattattatttgTGATCACTGCTGAAAACGttctaacaaataaaaattggcaatttaaatttaatcttaaaaaaaaaacgggtTCCACTTGACGTACATTTATCAAAGAGAACCGTAGTGAAATGTTACCATTCGTCCAAGATAAGTATCAATAGAAATACATCTGTATAAGTAAACCGCGATTAATGACCTTATGAGATTAACGACCTGTTGCAAATAAGATAGAATTACTCGTATCGCGATGGCTCTAACACCGCCGGAGtacgaattattaaacgaagaaaaaaccAAAGAAATGTTGCAAGTATTCACAGGTGAAAGAACTGGTTGGGTACTTGTCGGTGCCAAAAAATGGTTTTTTCCGTATAGGTACATCGAGCAAGGTAAAggcttttataatttcaaagcaAGATCCGATGATACTTGGGTCTTATCTTATCCGAGGTCTGGTAAGTTCTCATGTTTTTTCACATATCTTAatgctctttctctcgatgTTACTGTCGTACaaacaatattgtaatataattaaatacgaattttctttcaagGTACAACATGGACTCAAGAATTGGTTTGGCTTTTAGCAAATAATCTAGACATCGAAAGAGCTAAAAAGCAGCTGCTAGCGGAACGATTTCCATTCCTTGAGTTagcattgtttttattatgttttttaatagtttataagctttataatattaaatatacaaggattattttacatttatcacAAATATCATAAAAGCATCATTTTTTCCTCAGATTTAGCATGTACAATCATCCTGAAGTAACaaacgaatttttagaaatgaatAAGGGAGATCAATATAAAGAAGATTTATGcagaaatattgcaaaacCAGGATACGAGTGtctagaaaaattagaatccCCTAGATTTATCAAATCACATTTTCCATTTAGTTTATTGCCCGGAATTCTAGACAGTGGTTGCAAggtaattataaaagtctTGCAATAGCAACTGAAACCTTTCAAtgattatactattaataattgtgtACGAATTTCTTGGAAGATAGTATATGTCGCTCGAAATCCAAAAGATGTTGCTGTTTCCTGGTACCATTTAAATAAGGCGATCAAAACTCAAGGGTACACGGGTGATTTCCCAACGTTTTGGGATTATTTCCAGAATAATCTCAGTAAGTTTTACAAAAGTTGTAAACAATATCAACGACAGGACGTCTGTAATGTACAATCACctccatatttaatattctcagCACCCTGGAGTCCATACTGGGAACACTTGAAGGAAGCATGGTCTTTAAAAAACCATCCAAaccttttatttatgttttatgaGGAGATGCAGCATGTTAGTCGAATTACTGTATTAACTTCTATTAACGGGCTCTTTTTTAgtaattctcattttttaaacttcttTTTTTAGGACTTTCCTAAAGCGATTAAAAAGGTTGCCACATTTCTTGGGAAGGTCTATACAGaggaacaaataaaacaaataaccCAATACTTGAACAtcgataatttcaaaaataatccGATGGTGAATTCATCTGAGTTAAAAGACTGTAATATCATAACAGCAGGGACATTTGTTAGAAAAGGACAAAACGGAAGTTGGAAAGATATGTTCAGTTCCGATCTAAATGCCAAAGCCAATCAGTGGAtaacagaaaatatgaaaGGAACCGATTTCGCCTTCCCAAATTTTGACAATGCTGACAATAATTACtgctgatattttataaaaacggAATTATTCGTCAAATTAAACtcattttatatgaaagaatgttatttataaacttatttatttaacaaatttatccgatgttttcattttattcaacacTCAAACGCACTAATACATTAGTCCTAAAAGCATGTCGCAGTTCCTTTTCTACCGCTAGCGCAACAAGTTTTATCACTTCccctttattttttaatagagcAGTTTTGTAGTAATTTTTAGAGCAATTTAAGATTATTGATGCAGAGGCATTACCATCttcttcaatattaaaatattcaagtttTACTTTGATATCGTATGGTATATTGTTTGGAAGATAATCCATAAGCTTTGCTCTTACCGTTTGTCCTATTATAGTTTCAATCGATTGGTCAGTGTACATGTCTCCATTGTATTGCCAGTCTCTTTCTTTAGCACAGTCGAGTAGATAATTCTGAAAACAGCATTGAAATATGCgattgatattttcaaaataattctgtataaattgttatataaattggaGTAAAAAAATCATACTCTTAAATCATCTACTCCATCTCCACTGAGAGCAGATATCATGAAGATATCATTAAACTTTGGAAGATTCTCATTCTTTATAATCTGTGTTGTCAGATTCAATAACACTCCtttatgtttcaatttatcaattttgttgaaaattaataataaaggcACGTCATCCTTCTTAGTTTTCAACtgttcaataataaaattgctaattgTATATCTAGTATGTATATTTGTTACATCTTGTATTATCCCTATAACATTTGCTTCTTGTATCGATATCGTTGGATCTTCctgaaatgttttattcaagTTGTATCTTTTCCTCTCGTAACTTGTTATTAATCCAGGTGTATCCATAAAGACAATCTGTGTTTCACCCTCCGAATACACAGCTTCAGCCTTATGCATTGTGGTATGAACTTTTGATGATGTCGGACATATCTACACACATCAAAGTACTTAtcttaaattatagtattatttaaatttcgaacactgtttaaaaatatatatagaggTACACCAAAATACTCACCATTCTACGTACAAGTCTATTTACCAAGGTACTTTTTCCAGCATTTGGTAATcctaaaattgcaatttttaagaacTTTAAACTTTTCTGGCATAATCTTTCATTATCGATGGGTTGTAGTTCATTAGGTTTAGGAATGTTTTCATTGCTCGCAgaacaataaaacaaactttgtttgaataattgcTGCTTGGTTCGAAACACACTCTTTGTAATTAACTCCAttgtaaataacattgttttcGCCATGGAAAAAGTTCTGTGGAAGATTTATTcataaagtatatatattttctagtaGACTTAACGATCAACATTTGTTAAATATCTTGTAAACgaataatgtaaatgtaacatttttgTCTCGTGTATTTGTTTGCAAATTGATCCTACCGTGCATGTCTATTTGTATTATCTACTGCCGGTATGTGATTTGGAACGTATGGCGCGCATCGAGTTTTCAAAGGaagacgaaaatattttccagtgCGGAGTAGAGTTTAGCCTGCAGAAAACATTTTCCCTGTTTGTATATAGTGCAACCTTAAAACATatgtacgtatatgtataactGGAGGCAGTGCAGTGTATTTCATATAGTCGTATTTCAGTTCGAGAGATTTTCTTCCTATTTGGCAGATACtttagagagaaagagagcacaAGCACGGTAAAGTGAGACAAGCTATTGGTGCGGTGTGACTCgttcttcctctttttatcATTGACCATTGGTATACCATAGTTAAATAATCTTCCTTGTATTAAGTTAAAACAAATagcaagaaataaatgatatgaCGTATATGTAAgaagagaattaataaaaagaaattgtatttagaTACAGTGTCCTGAGACTTCCTTGTTCGATCCTGGATTAAAGTGAGACAGTTTATACTCTGTGAacgatgaaaatgtttatcaAGGTTAATTTGACTCTCGAATGACGGAGTTCTATCTAACCTTGTACAATTCCTTTTGTACTTATCCTTAGACTTTAGACCATAGACAAATAGCTGTATATATACGTCTATTTCGAATTAGCCGCCTTTCATTCAAAAGTCCATAAAACATCAAACCACATAGTGGGAAAATACTCAAACTGTTCGACAATTTTACCGACAAAGTAAATTGTTCTCTGGTAGTACACTGTGATGCCATCTGatgtttgtaataattctCTGTAGTCAATTAAGTATACGCACACGGACGAGGTACCTGTCAGCACCACGTATGCATATCACAGTTCAATGCATATGTacatacaatgtaattaatatttttcagcaGTCCTGCAATTTGTACATATTGATATAGCCTATGCGATACAAATCGATGCAGATGCAGGTATACAGAAGTGATTTATATATGTAGTTCGGATTTTtatcgttatatcattttagtATCTTGTGATTCGTAGTTTATAAACGggttattttttaacagagaTGTACACGTAttactatttgaaataattaatattttttctattcgTACCAATTTTTTACAGTCGAACATCAAACGTCACAACTGTCAGTCAACATTTAGAAGTTgaatagagaaaaagataagAAAGTACATATTGGTGTGCTCAAGGCAATGAGAAATCAATTGATTTAAAGGCTCACCTAAAGAAATCaggaaaaggaaacaaaatggcaaatattatttctgagATAAAGAAATACAATTCAAAATGTTGGGAAACTATCTTTACAGAAGTTCATGATGCAGTAGTTTTTATAGACAAGTATGCAACAGAATGTTTACATTGGTATGCAGAAGGCAAGGGTTACATGGCTTTGAAAAATGCAGGTGCAATAGCAGTTCATGAGCTCGGCATGTATCACTTTCGAGtgtgtatataattatttatacattgcCATAAATCCAAAGACACAATCTGAACATTAAGTTCATAGTTTTCATCatcaatattcattatttttagtatccAGAGGTGAAAGATGCTAAAAAAGCTGTTATCATATCAACTGCTGGAAATTCAGCATTTTACCaacgaacaattaaaatgatcttGGCAAAAAGTGCATTTAACAGTTGCACAGTATATTGTAGCATTCCTTGTTGCACTACTAATTGTTATGGAAATCATTCTGTGCAAgacaaattgaattatattaaattaaaaagagacaTTGAACTGTGGATGATGTCAAAAAATGTATCACAGGTttgtttatcatttatttatacttcatGTTATTGTTCTTAGACTGTAGAACTTATGTGTGTTTTCTAAAATGGAACAATCAAACAGAAGCATATATATGAAGTATTGatgtaatatatatgaaataagaAGGGAACAAACTCTATATATCTTTAATGCATAAAGTTTACAGTCTGGTCATAGTTGCTGGCTATCATGATTTGTTCACAGATTAATAACATTCTTtacatattgttttaaatattataaatttatttgtaggaTCCATCTGTTAACATCATCCATGTACCTTTCCTGGTTGCCTCTTTAAACGACCACCTGTTTGTGACACCCCCATTTGGAGATTTAATGCCACCTTTATACCCAAGTTCTCTAGAAGATCTTGCTGCTGAAATATGCCTCATGgcaaattcattttacagactatttgataatataaatgtcaaaTTAGACGTATATTCTATTGGAAAATTAAGTGATCTCTGTGcagaaattttggaaaattgttttgcaaATAGCACTTATCAAAATGTAAGTAACAAaacaataatgtaacaaaGTTTAACactaattcatttttatttttatagcattCACCGGAAGTTGAAGAAACAGGAGTGTCCCTTATTTTAATAGACAGAACATTAGATCTCTGTACTCCTACTAGCAATAATATGGAGTCATTCCTCACAAAAATATTGGGAGCACTTCCGCGTTTACCACAGCACAACAACGATGTAGCAATTAATACATCTCTTGCATTTGGAATAGTAGAGGTAGattcaatatatttgtatattttacaagttGCATttgatttaaca
This window harbors:
- the LOC144474015 gene encoding uncharacterized protein LOC144474015 isoform X1, which translates into the protein MELGEGEAQICRLCGQYESIYIDVFSEEGTKRFLGLKIHSKINILIDERDPLPKAICVQCLGKLEFVCDFQEECLRTQQVLRDRYNLPPLTEIIKENDGLPHVVCLRCIGTLEFLCDFYNCCQLTQKELSLSEKSNKCLSERTSDNNECENDTESNKENASPLKNETKRRTNAWSPGKKVPANNAQFNVPTILQEITLENRQPSKLDDSIIPERKLKDGETNNTIRKRGRPSLGKNTSKKKAIVRASGSKSLDGFVITLEKGGVNDRLSLPQPKPRKRGRKSKLQKLEEASLLLNMKRESQKNVVEVERDENQRKRQCLRAICTNGKSNETVTNDDKVIFSKSQNRLLTENKMTMIPLGKIYKKSYEKSALIDDIAENISKDESSNSGREECFPKKSKPTSVIVKQEKVDTEMICRESIEETEKEKKKIKSNQLDVTLNEVLVDGQENLSMIDQHQESEQESSAQSSPRLVVDITNSDVSACSTPEHPKSERPSPLEETRATVIKSSRKDPVPAVVKPDVANDSIKNDSEYDFRSRDSQDLSRDSSFDGNKSKDRTFAKISELISEEQKEEIETYYIIDMSSVNSAEVDKNLTVIDKKNIRCNICGSLYPRMDKCQVHIWGHLQMKPYQCKACDFATVTVSNVRCHIRKSHLKIKPFACTLCEKKYVTAVLLEEHMNTHTGARPFKCKICDFASASRQMLSYHNNTHKPFKDIICKICGKEFNSRGKLRAHMIVHNKDKVVMCKLCSAYLSNAEALETHHKNLHMQDYVCNLCGKRMKSRKALHNHQNVHSAAKYKCTLCSNVYKSSQILKEHLLKHEGIRKYKCNVCGKTFGQKSHLAAHMAVHSGIRFYCPGCDKPFNRHDNMKIHTKRCKSFLESPELTNLLIKKERSSSTSKVINEDTASKNSLNFEAFNEKQTDNERSMTKTVDDREETAMKLGLNISCIESPDKQCTRDNIYQKVGELIGSAELNVIQIVETSDKFISKNDNVTVLETVLGPEVF
- the LOC144474015 gene encoding uncharacterized protein LOC144474015 isoform X2, with protein sequence MELGEGEAQICRLCGQYESIYIDVFSEEGTKRFLGLKIHSKINILIKENDGLPHVVCLRCIGTLEFLCDFYNCCQLTQKELSLSEKSNKCLSERTSDNNECENDTESNKENASPLKNETKRRTNAWSPGKKVPANNAQFNVPTILQEITLENRQPSKLDDSIIPERKLKDGETNNTIRKRGRPSLGKNTSKKKAIVRASGSKSLDGFVITLEKGGVNDRLSLPQPKPRKRGRKSKLQKLEEASLLLNMKRESQKNVVEVERDENQRKRQCLRAICTNGKSNETVTNDDKVIFSKSQNRLLTENKMTMIPLGKIYKKSYEKSALIDDIAENISKDESSNSGREECFPKKSKPTSVIVKQEKVDTEMICRESIEETEKEKKKIKSNQLDVTLNEVLVDGQENLSMIDQHQESEQESSAQSSPRLVVDITNSDVSACSTPEHPKSERPSPLEETRATVIKSSRKDPVPAVVKPDVANDSIKNDSEYDFRSRDSQDLSRDSSFDGNKSKDRTFAKISELISEEQKEEIETYYIIDMSSVNSAEVDKNLTVIDKKNIRCNICGSLYPRMDKCQVHIWGHLQMKPYQCKACDFATVTVSNVRCHIRKSHLKIKPFACTLCEKKYVTAVLLEEHMNTHTGARPFKCKICDFASASRQMLSYHNNTHKPFKDIICKICGKEFNSRGKLRAHMIVHNKDKVVMCKLCSAYLSNAEALETHHKNLHMQDYVCNLCGKRMKSRKALHNHQNVHSAAKYKCTLCSNVYKSSQILKEHLLKHEGIRKYKCNVCGKTFGQKSHLAAHMAVHSGIRFYCPGCDKPFNRHDNMKIHTKRCKSFLESPELTNLLIKKERSSSTSKVINEDTASKNSLNFEAFNEKQTDNERSMTKTVDDREETAMKLGLNISCIESPDKQCTRDNIYQKVGELIGSAELNVIQIVETSDKFISKNDNVTVLETVLGPEVF
- the LOC144474017 gene encoding sulfotransferase 1E1 isoform X1; translated protein: MALTPPEYELLNEEKTKEMLQVFTGERTGWVLVGAKKWFFPYRYIEQGKGFYNFKARSDDTWVLSYPRSGTTWTQELVWLLANNLDIERAKKQLLAERFPFLEFSMYNHPEVTNEFLEMNKGDQYKEDLCRNIAKPGYECLEKLESPRFIKSHFPFSLLPGILDSGCKIVYVARNPKDVAVSWYHLNKAIKTQGYTGDFPTFWDYFQNNLSKFYKSCKQYQRQDVCNVQSPPYLIFSAPWSPYWEHLKEAWSLKNHPNLLFMFYEEMQHDFPKAIKKVATFLGKVYTEEQIKQITQYLNIDNFKNNPMVNSSELKDCNIITAGTFVRKGQNGSWKDMFSSDLNAKANQWITENMKGTDFAFPNFDNADNNYC
- the LOC144474017 gene encoding sulfotransferase 1E1 isoform X2, which encodes MALTPPEYELLNEEKTKEMLQVFTGERTGWVLVGAKKWFFPYRYIEQGKGFYNFKARSDDTWVLSYPRSGTTWTQELVWLLANNLDIERAKKQLLAERFPFLEFSMYNHPEVTNEFLEMNKGDQYKEDLCRNIAKPGYECLEKLESPRFIKSHFPFSLLPGILDSGCKIVYVARNPKDVAVSWYHLNKAIKTQGYTGDFPTFWDYFQNNLTPWSPYWEHLKEAWSLKNHPNLLFMFYEEMQHDFPKAIKKVATFLGKVYTEEQIKQITQYLNIDNFKNNPMVNSSELKDCNIITAGTFVRKGQNGSWKDMFSSDLNAKANQWITENMKGTDFAFPNFDNADNNYC